The following is a genomic window from Nitrospirota bacterium.
CATGGAAAGCGTTATCCCCTGATTTACATCCCAGAGCCGTGTCTCTTGCTCTATAATCCCTCCCCTTTCTATCACTGCAATCTGTCTTCTGATCTCATAATCCAGTGCAAGTCTTACATGCCTGAAGGAATTCATGTTCTTTATCTCGGTCTTTGTGCCAAGTTCCCCAGAACCGGCTGGTCTTATAGAAACATTGGCATCACACCTGAGTGAGCCCTGTTCCATATTCCCATCACATACCCCTATGTAGCGGAGTATCGTTCTGAGTTTTCGCAGGTATTCAGCCGCTTCCTCGGGGCTTCTTATATCTGGCTCGCTTACTATTTCCATCAATGGGACACCTGTTCTGTTTAGGTCTACATGACTGGCACCAACTATACCTTCATGCAGGTTTTTACCTGCGTCTTCTTCGAGATGTATACGGGTTATACCGATTCTTTTCTTTTTGCCGTCCGAGAGGATCTCTATGAATCCATTCCTGGCTATTGGTAATTCATACTGTGATATCTGATAGCCTTTTGGCAGATCGGGGTAAAAATAGTTCTTTCTTGCAAAACGGCTGTATTCGGCAATTTCACAGTTCATCGTAAGTGCAGTCTTTATAGTGTATTCAACCGCCCTTTTATTCAATACTGGAAGCGCTCCAGGCATGCCTATGCAAACAGGACAGGTCTGGGTATTAGGTGTCTCACCAAACTTTGTGCTACACCCACAGAATATCTTTGAATCTGTTAATAGTTGGGCATGAACCTCAAGTCCTATAACCGCTTCGTATTTCATCGTTCCTCTTACTATATTTTACAATTTTTCAGGTCAAATCTTCCATGCCTTCATCGCTTCATTGTAAAATTCTTCAGGGATTGAACGATATTTCGGAGAAAAATGAAAAATAGTGAGTTCACGGACATTTGCCTGTCTTGCTATTTCACCCACCTGTTTCGCAGTAAGGTGTCCCCTCATCATAGCCCTCTCCCTATCTCTGTCAAGGAATGAAGCCTCACAGTAAAAGATATCTGCATTAGCAGCTAAGGTGATTATCTTACGAATATTCTCATCTGTATATTGGGCGTCTGTAACATAGACTATCTTCTGTCCTTTTGTTATCATTGCTATCTCTCTGGTTATCTCACCAAGAGAGAATCTTTTCTCTTCTCTTTGTCCATTTGTCTTCCAGTATGCAATAAACGGGTAATCCTCTGGAAGACCTTTTCTTATACATTCTTTTAGATCGCTGAGCCATGGTCCAACAGGAATACCAGACTTTTGCAATCTATCTTTGTTTATGTTTATTCGCATTTTCTCCTCGATAGAAAATGCTAGCGAAGGACATCCCCAAAAACCTTGTGATTTTGGGGAAACCTCCGAAGGTATATTGTGATCAAGATGTTCGCATCTCACAAGAAACTCAGATTCGTCAAGGAGAATACCATTGAATCCTTTAGAACCTTCTATCTGCTTTTCAAATCTTTCTGTGCATCCAAATGTTGCTACATCTATCCTGTCAGTGTCCACTTCATGAACAATAAATCTCGATTGATAACCATCTATAAGATTCCATGTATACCCTGATAGTTTCCCTTCCACATTTGAAATGATACCGGATGGGCCAAATATCCTGAGTTCCTTCCCCCTTCCGAGAAGTACCCTTAGCATGTAGTCAAATCCGATAAAGTGGTCAATATGTGTATGTGATACAAATATATCCGATACCTTGAGGGCGTTTCTTGGCTCAAGGACATCCATGTGTCCGAGGTCAACAAGCAATGCCCTTCGTTCTCTCAGAATACTTATGAAGAGACATGGATCATCGAATGGACCATTAAGCATCTTTGAAACGAAAAACTGACTCATAAAGCAAATCTCTAAACCTGGGGACCCCCATTATTAACTCCGTGAATAAATAATTCCTTCTATAATCATTATAACTGTTACGACCATAAATCCAAAGAGAAAAGCAAGTATATTCAAAAGTTGCATCTTCAAGATAGCATAGAGTATAAGGATAAGAAAAGAGAGCTTGATTATCGAGAGAAAGACAACCACTTTTTTAGCCTTCTGGTGACCTATCACACCACTCACAGTAATGCTTATTAATCGCAGATTCCCCAATCCAATGAGTCCACCAATCATTATGCTTAAAGGGAAAATGACATTACCTCCAGCTATGATATAGGTTATAACCATTACAGGAAAGAGAATAATTACGCTTCTTTTCTCTATCCGTCTTAAAAGATTCTCTGTATCCATTACTGTTGGGTTTTTTTAAACATCCTGACGAGATTTCTAAAACCTGCGATTAGACCGAGAAGGAAGAATAAAAGAGCCAACCACGGTGATGTTCCAAAGAGATTATCGAGATAAAGCCCTATTGCTAATCCTATCACTGTGGCGATTACGATTGTAAATCCAACAGTGCTGAGAACAAGCATCCTTCGGATAAACTTCTTATCTTCTTCTTTCATTATTTCAGGCTTTCATAGGATGCCTTTACAGTCTTTTCTATGTCTGTGGTGGTGTGTGCTATTGAAAGAAAACCAGACTCAAATTGAGATGGGGCAAGGTATATGCCTCTGCTTAGCATTCCTTTGAAATACCTTGCAAATACCTTTGTATCAGACATCTTTGCAGATGCGTAGTCCCATACATCACCATCTGTAAAGAATACACAGAACATAGAACCTACCCTATTAAAAGTAGCTTTTACACCTGCCTTTTTAGATGAGTCCTTAAGTCCTTCCTCAAGCATACCTGAAAGTCTATCGAGGTCTTTATATATTGACCTTCTATCTTTATACAGTATGCTGAGTGTTTCTACACCTGCTTTCATCGCAAGTGGGTTACCTGAAAGTGTTCCTGCCTGATAGACCTTCCCTTCTGGAGAGACAACAGACATGATATCCTTTCTACCACCATACGCACCTACAGGAAGACCTCCACCTAAAATCTTCCCCAGGCATGTCATATCTGCTTTTATACCATAAAGTTCCTGAGCACCACCAAAAGCCACCCTGAAACCCGTAATAACCTCATCAAATATCAGCACAATATCGTATTTCTGTGTTATCTCCCTGACACCCTGAAGGAATCCCTCTCCTGGAGGCACACAACCCATGTTGCCAGCTATGGGCTCTATTATCACACAGGCAATATCTTTATAAGACCTATCTATCGTTTTCTTCAACGCATTGAGATCATTATAGGGGAGTGTGCTGGTATTTTTTGTATAGTCTTTTGGCACACCCGGACTGTCTGGGACTCCAAAGGTTGCTGCACCTGAACCTGCTCGCACAAGGAGACCGTCTGCATGTCCATGATAGCATCCATCAAATTTTATGACCTTATCCCTGCCTGTAAATCCCCTTGCTACCCTTATAGCGCTCATTGTCGCTTCCGTCCCTGAACTGACCATCCTTACCATCTCTATCGATGGAAATGCCTTCTTAATAAGTGTTGCAAGCTCGATTTCGGCACCTGTTGGTGCACCATAACTTGTCCCATCTCTAACAGCATCTCTGAGTGCCTTTATTACCGAAGGGTGTGCATGTCCCAGTATCATTGGTCCCCAGGAGAGGACATAGTCAATGTAGCTATTCCCATCTACATCGTATATCCTCGATCCCGATGCCCTTTTAATGAACACAGGAGAATATCCAACTGATTTAAATGCCCTTACAGGACTATTTACCCCTCCTGGTATATGCTTCTTTGCTAATTTAAATAGCCTCTTTGATTCCCTGTGAGTCATAGTCATAGAATAACATCTCAAAAATCCATCCACCCAAAATACTTCATGCTTGTTTTTTTAAACTCTCTCGTGCTGTAAAGTATTCTGTAGTCCTTTATACCTGTGCGCTCCGATATCCGTCTTGCCACATCCTCTACATCTTCTTTTGTCTTTCCATGTATCATTGTAAAGAGGGAATACTCCCAGTCAGGGAAGGTAGGTCTCTGGTAGCAGTGGGTCACCTCCTTGAATGATGCCATAATCCTGCCAACCCGTTCGATATCTTTCTCAGGAACTATCCATACACCCATACCGTTTGCCTCTATTCCTGCCTCTCTATGTCTCAGCGTAGCACCAAACCTGCGTATATATCCTTTATCCCGGAAATATTTTATCTTCCTGATAAGATGTTTTTCAGTTATCCCTGCCTTTTCTGCGATTTCTTTATAAGGGGTTAAGGAAAGGGGTATGTCGTCCTGTATCATTGAAAGGATACGTTTGTCTATGTCAGTCATTACGACTAAAAACTACCATAGCAGAAAGTTCTATGTCAAGCCAAACGCTAATCTAATGCTTGAAATCCAGAGAAGACTTGGTTATACTTCAGGCTATGACTAAGGTATATAAACCGATCTCGCTTGACAGGATAAAGACCTATCCTCTAAAAAAACGGCGAAGCAAAGTTGATGTCAGTAAAACAGGCAGACCGTTTGAGGCAGGAGGAGATTTTAAAGGATTCTTAGAGACCTTACCTGACATCCTCGCTGCAAAGGATTTTAAAACGGTAGTAAGCTCCATCGTCAAAACCTATAAAAAGAAGGGGGTAGTTCTGCTCGGTATGGGTGCACATCCTATTAAGGTTGGCTTAAGTCCATTAATTATTGATCTCATGGAGAGAGGGATCATTACCGCTATTGCAATGAATGGGGCGTGTATTATACACGATTTTGAACTTACCTTTGCAGGATGTACCTCAGAGGACGTTGACAGGGAGATATCTACAGGTTCCTTTGGAATGGCTGAGGAGACAGGCAGGATGCTCAACAGGGCTATATCTGAAGGAGTAGCGCAGGGAATGGGAATCGGAGAGGTGGTAGGAAGGATGATTCAGAACAGTGATTTCCCACATAAAGATAAAAGCATACTCGCATCAGCAGTCAGACTCGGGATTCCTGCAACCGTCCATGTTGCAATCGGCACAGATATCATCCACATGCATCCTCAAGCCGATGGCTCATCCATAGGTGAGGGAAGTCACAGGGATTTCAGACTGCTCTGTGATATTGTCTCGAGGCTTGAAGGTGGCGTATACATAAATCTCGGCTCTGCTGTTGTGATGCCAGAGGTTTTCTTGAAGGCGGTTACTATTGTAAGAAACTTAGGTTACAGGCTGAAGCGATTTACCACTGTTAATATGGATTTCATCCAGCACTATAGACCACTCACGAATGTGCTTAAAAGACCGGTCACAGGTGAAGGAAAGGGCTATGCACTTACAGGTCATCATGAGATAATGTTTCCACTGCTTGCGGCGGCGGTGAAGGAAGGGGTTAAGGAGTTTTTCAGATGAAACCGGTTGTTGACGAAGACCTTTGCGTTGGCTGTGGAAACTGCGAAGAGATATGTTCTGCAGTGTTTCAGGTCATAGATGGCAAATCCCATGTCATAGACCCGGATAGTTGTGATCTTGTTGGCTGCTGTGAAGCAGCAGCAGAGAATTGTCCTGAAGGGGCAATCAGTTTCTCTGAAGAGGATTAAGAAAAAGGTTGTTTCAGGGCCTCTCCTTCAATATAATCTCTAACTCCTGAAGGGTCTTACCTCTAAGGATAGTAATCTTTATCTTATCTCCTATCTTTTTATTTTTAAGGATGGCAGAGAGCTCCTCCATTGATCTCACAGGTTTATCATCTATCTTTGTGATAATATCACCACCTAAATAGACTATGAGATCACCGATCCTTGCTTTTTCTTTTCCTCCTCTTATCCCTGCTTTTGCTGCTGGTCCACCAGGGACAACCTCAGAAACCAGAAGTCCCTCAGACACAGGTAGTCTTAGCGCCTCTGCAAGTTTTGGCCATATCGGGATTGTCACCACACCTACCCATGGTCTTTTTACCTTTCCATACGCTATCAAATCAGGAACTATCCCCTTTGCAATCTCTACAGGTATGGCAAAACCTATCCCTACACTCCCTCCCGAAGGAGAGAAGATAGCGGTATTAATCCCTATCATCTCTCCCTTTGTGTTAAGTAAAGGACCACCTGAATTCCCCGGGTTTATTGATGCATCTGTCTGTATCACATTCTCGATAAGTTTTCCTTCCTCTGTGGTCAATGGTCTCCCTACCGCACTTATTACACCTGTTGTAAGGGTGCGGTCAAGACCGAATGGATTACCGATTGCAAGAACCTTCTGCCCCACCTTAAGTCTTGTGGAATCCCCCATTTTTATAATGATCAATTTCTTATTTTCTGGATTTATCTTTATAACAGCGAGATCATTCTCAGGGTCTGTTCCGATGACCTTTGCTCTGTGATGACTTCCATCCGCAAGAACAACATCGAGTTCAGCCGCACCTTCAATCACATGGTAGTTTGTGAGTATAAACCCTCTTTCATCTATTATAGAACCAGAGCCTGCACCCTTCTGGGGATAGATAGAGAAAAAGTCTCGCACAAAGATTGTGGTAGTTATGTTGACTACGCCAGGACTTGCGATTCCATAAACCCTTATATTAATCTTTTCATCTTCAGAGAGATATGAATCATCTTCTTTACCTGAGACAGCATATGAAAAAGTTGGGGGTTCAAAATGATACCTCTTTGTACTCTGGATGTATATACCAATCAGCAGAAGGATTGTAAGCAATATTAATATAATTGATCTGATTCTTAAGATGACCATCTTATTTTTCCCTTCTGTGTCTGCCAAATAGACTTTCTTCAACCATCTGACATATGAGGTGTCCAAGCGTTATATGTGTCTCCTGTATCCTCGGTGTTGAATCTGAAGGAACCAGAAAGGCATAATCAACCTTTGATGCAAGTTTCCCTCCAGTGTTACCGGTAAAGGCAATAATCTTCATCTTTTTTCTCCTCGCTACATCAGCCGCCTTGAGTACATTCGGCGAATTTCCGCTGGTACTGATAGCAATCACAATATCCCCTTCATTCCCTATTGCCTTTAACTGCCTTGCAAAGACATCTGAATATTCATAGTCGTTGGCTATACTTGTTATGATTGCCATGTCTGTATTAAGTGCTATGGCAGGGAGTCCCGGGCGTTCTTTCTGAAATCTGTTAACAAACTCAGCCGCAATATGTGAGGCGTCCGTTGCACTTCCACCATTTCCAAAGAGTATAAGTTTTTTCCCCGTATTGAAGACATCTGTTATCAGGTATACAACCTCGACAATCATATCCACATTTTCCTTAAAGAATTTTTCCTTTACTTTTATCCCTTCCTCAACCGCCTTGAGTATCCCATTCTTCATTATTACTTCTCCATAAATCCAGCAATTAAGTTATATAAGCCAACGCTCAATACCCTAACTCTATTCACCTACTCTGTGCAGTTTCATCAGGTTCGTAGTGCCCTTTTTATATATGGGTGCACCTGAAAGTATCACTATTCCATCCCCCTTTTTTGCAAGCCTTTTTTCTATTATAACACGATCCACTTCATCTATCATCTCATCTGTGCTCACTATCTTCCTGAGAAGTAGCGGAATCACTCCCCAATAAAGTGACATCCTTTTTCTTACAGCATCATCTGGGGTTAAGGCAATTATCGGCATAGGAGGACGCTGTTTTGAAATCAACAGGGCGGTAAGACCTGATTTTGTAAAGGCTACCATTGCCTTTGCTCCTATACTTTTTGCAGCCAGACTTGCTGCTCCTACGGTGGCTTCTGGAAAATCTGCAGAATGGATGTCCCAAAACCTCCTTCTCAGAAACACACGCTCAGTCTCCTCGATTATCTTTACCATCATCTTGAGGGATTCAACAGGATATTTCCCTAAGGATGTCTCTGCAGAAAGCATAAGGACATCAGTCTCATCAAGCACTGCATTGGCAACATCAGATGCCTCTGCCCTTGTCGGTCTTGGGTGTTCTGTCATAGATTCAAGCATCTGTGTGGCTGTAATAACAGGTATATTTGCCTCATTTGCCTTCTTGATTATTTCCTTCTGAATGATAGGAACCTTTTCAGGAGACATCTCTACCCCTAAATCGCCTCTTGCCACCATAATCCCATCAGATAAGCCAAGTATCTCATCTAAGTTCTCTACAGCCTCTGGTTTTTCTATTTTTGCTATCACAGGGATGTCTGCTCCATGTTTGCATATGATATCCTTAACTGACTTTATCTCTTTAGAGCTTCTCACAAAGGAAAGAGCAATATAATCCACCTTATGTTCTAATCCAAATGCAATATCTTCTATATCCTTTTTAGTGATAGTTGATGCAGAGATACTTACACCTGGAAGGTTCATGCCCTTATTGTCCTTTAGCATGCCTCCATCTATAACCCTGCAGTTTATATCCTTTCCATTAACTCCGAGCACCTCGAGTTTTATTATTCCATCATCAAGAAGTATGCAATTTCCTTTCCGTACATCAGATGGCAGCCCTTTGTAGGAAGTGGAAACAATCCTCTCATCTCCAGAGACATCCCTCGTCGTA
Proteins encoded in this region:
- a CDS encoding ribonuclease Z (member of metallo-beta-lactamase family; the purified enzyme from Escherichia coli forms dimeric zinc phosphodiesterase; in Bacillus subtilis this protein is a 3'-tRNA processing endoribonuclease and is essential while in Escherichia coli it is not; associates with two zinc ions), which gives rise to MSQFFVSKMLNGPFDDPCLFISILRERRALLVDLGHMDVLEPRNALKVSDIFVSHTHIDHFIGFDYMLRVLLGRGKELRIFGPSGIISNVEGKLSGYTWNLIDGYQSRFIVHEVDTDRIDVATFGCTERFEKQIEGSKGFNGILLDESEFLVRCEHLDHNIPSEVSPKSQGFWGCPSLAFSIEEKMRININKDRLQKSGIPVGPWLSDLKECIRKGLPEDYPFIAYWKTNGQREEKRFSLGEITREIAMITKGQKIVYVTDAQYTDENIRKIITLAANADIFYCEASFLDRDRERAMMRGHLTAKQVGEIARQANVRELTIFHFSPKYRSIPEEFYNEAMKAWKI
- the hemL gene encoding glutamate-1-semialdehyde 2,1-aminomutase; the encoded protein is MTHRESKRLFKLAKKHIPGGVNSPVRAFKSVGYSPVFIKRASGSRIYDVDGNSYIDYVLSWGPMILGHAHPSVIKALRDAVRDGTSYGAPTGAEIELATLIKKAFPSIEMVRMVSSGTEATMSAIRVARGFTGRDKVIKFDGCYHGHADGLLVRAGSGAATFGVPDSPGVPKDYTKNTSTLPYNDLNALKKTIDRSYKDIACVIIEPIAGNMGCVPPGEGFLQGVREITQKYDIVLIFDEVITGFRVAFGGAQELYGIKADMTCLGKILGGGLPVGAYGGRKDIMSVVSPEGKVYQAGTLSGNPLAMKAGVETLSILYKDRRSIYKDLDRLSGMLEEGLKDSSKKAGVKATFNRVGSMFCVFFTDGDVWDYASAKMSDTKVFARYFKGMLSRGIYLAPSQFESGFLSIAHTTTDIEKTVKASYESLK
- the pyk gene encoding pyruvate kinase codes for the protein MRRAKIVCTIGPASNSKRILSSLIKNGMDVARLNFSHGTHEEHGRVIRLIREIAGRFNSPVAIIQDLQGLKIRVGKFREGEAFLKTGTRFTITTRDVSGDERIVSTSYKGLPSDVRKGNCILLDDGIIKLEVLGVNGKDINCRVIDGGMLKDNKGMNLPGVSISASTITKKDIEDIAFGLEHKVDYIALSFVRSSKEIKSVKDIICKHGADIPVIAKIEKPEAVENLDEILGLSDGIMVARGDLGVEMSPEKVPIIQKEIIKKANEANIPVITATQMLESMTEHPRPTRAEASDVANAVLDETDVLMLSAETSLGKYPVESLKMMVKIIEETERVFLRRRFWDIHSADFPEATVGAASLAAKSIGAKAMVAFTKSGLTALLISKQRPPMPIIALTPDDAVRKRMSLYWGVIPLLLRKIVSTDEMIDEVDRVIIEKRLAKKGDGIVILSGAPIYKKGTTNLMKLHRVGE
- a CDS encoding trypsin-like peptidase domain-containing protein, which gives rise to MADTEGKNKMVILRIRSIILILLTILLLIGIYIQSTKRYHFEPPTFSYAVSGKEDDSYLSEDEKINIRVYGIASPGVVNITTTIFVRDFFSIYPQKGAGSGSIIDERGFILTNYHVIEGAAELDVVLADGSHHRAKVIGTDPENDLAVIKINPENKKLIIIKMGDSTRLKVGQKVLAIGNPFGLDRTLTTGVISAVGRPLTTEEGKLIENVIQTDASINPGNSGGPLLNTKGEMIGINTAIFSPSGGSVGIGFAIPVEIAKGIVPDLIAYGKVKRPWVGVVTIPIWPKLAEALRLPVSEGLLVSEVVPGGPAAKAGIRGGKEKARIGDLIVYLGGDIITKIDDKPVRSMEELSAILKNKKIGDKIKITILRGKTLQELEIILKERP
- the gatB gene encoding Asp-tRNA(Asn)/Glu-tRNA(Gln) amidotransferase subunit GatB yields the protein MKYEAVIGLEVHAQLLTDSKIFCGCSTKFGETPNTQTCPVCIGMPGALPVLNKRAVEYTIKTALTMNCEIAEYSRFARKNYFYPDLPKGYQISQYELPIARNGFIEILSDGKKKRIGITRIHLEEDAGKNLHEGIVGASHVDLNRTGVPLMEIVSEPDIRSPEEAAEYLRKLRTILRYIGVCDGNMEQGSLRCDANVSIRPAGSGELGTKTEIKNMNSFRHVRLALDYEIRRQIAVIERGGIIEQETRLWDVNQGITLSMRTKEEAHDYRYFPEPDLVPIVIDKGWVEDIWKTLPELPDAKRERFMKEYGLPEYDADLLTSEKPLADWYEDATASYAPSVSGPKAVSNWVMGELTRLLNEENKSIEECSLKPSQLAEMLKLIDNGTISGKIAKTVFEEMYRTGKDADTIVKEKGLIQISDEEEIIKVIDNVLESYPSELKAFKSGKEKLFGFFVGEVMKATKGKANPAVVNNLLRKRLQG
- a CDS encoding ATP synthase subunit I, which produces MDTENLLRRIEKRSVIILFPVMVITYIIAGGNVIFPLSIMIGGLIGLGNLRLISITVSGVIGHQKAKKVVVFLSIIKLSFLILILYAILKMQLLNILAFLFGFMVVTVIMIIEGIIYSRS
- a CDS encoding AtpZ/AtpI family protein, with the translated sequence MKEEDKKFIRRMLVLSTVGFTIVIATVIGLAIGLYLDNLFGTSPWLALLFFLLGLIAGFRNLVRMFKKTQQ
- a CDS encoding D-sedoheptulose 7-phosphate isomerase, translated to MKNGILKAVEEGIKVKEKFFKENVDMIVEVVYLITDVFNTGKKLILFGNGGSATDASHIAAEFVNRFQKERPGLPAIALNTDMAIITSIANDYEYSDVFARQLKAIGNEGDIVIAISTSGNSPNVLKAADVARRKKMKIIAFTGNTGGKLASKVDYAFLVPSDSTPRIQETHITLGHLICQMVEESLFGRHRREK
- the ahbB gene encoding siroheme decarboxylase subunit beta, whose amino-acid sequence is MTDIDKRILSMIQDDIPLSLTPYKEIAEKAGITEKHLIRKIKYFRDKGYIRRFGATLRHREAGIEANGMGVWIVPEKDIERVGRIMASFKEVTHCYQRPTFPDWEYSLFTMIHGKTKEDVEDVARRISERTGIKDYRILYSTREFKKTSMKYFGWMDF
- a CDS encoding ferredoxin, which translates into the protein MKPVVDEDLCVGCGNCEEICSAVFQVIDGKSHVIDPDSCDLVGCCEAAAENCPEGAISFSEED